The Polycladomyces zharkentensis genome includes a window with the following:
- the thiS gene encoding sulfur carrier protein ThiS translates to MRIQLNGQPYDLPAGVDTVARLIQHLQLEQRIVVVEHNRRVLEKEDHASAVLREGDVLEIVHFVGGG, encoded by the coding sequence GTGCGCATCCAGTTGAATGGACAGCCCTATGACTTGCCCGCGGGGGTGGACACGGTTGCGCGGTTGATTCAACACCTGCAGTTGGAGCAGCGGATTGTGGTGGTGGAACACAATCGGCGCGTGTTGGAGAAGGAAGACCACGCATCGGCGGTTTTGCGCGAAGGTGACGTGTTGGAGATCGTCCATTTTGTGGGAGGAGGCTAA
- the thiO gene encoding glycine oxidase ThiO, translating into MQTQDVIIIGGGVIGCSIAYYLAKKGADVVVLERDRVGAHASSAAAGMLGAQVEMAFPGPMIELCLRSRAMFPELARELYGRTGLDIELNTEGLLRVAWNRTEAEELRDRAHWQRELGGRAEWWEPRSVREDEPEVGADITGALFLPDDAQVSAPRLTLAFARAAQALGVRFLEGCEVTDFLTDGDQVTGVETVFGTFRAGVVVLAAGAWSGVLARRLGLNLPVFPVKGESLALRPDRLSHRKTLFAHGCYLVPKADGRIVVGATEKEHDFSPGVSLGAIHRLAHEAARLVPSLAEADVLSYWSSVRPGSGDGLPLMGRLASVRGLYVASGHFRNGILLSPITGALMAELITGGEVPELAPFSPDRLPESAMDGVRR; encoded by the coding sequence GTGCAAACACAGGACGTAATCATCATCGGCGGCGGTGTGATCGGGTGTTCAATCGCCTATTACCTGGCAAAAAAAGGGGCTGACGTCGTGGTCTTGGAGCGGGACCGCGTGGGCGCCCACGCTTCATCCGCGGCGGCAGGAATGCTGGGTGCCCAGGTGGAGATGGCTTTTCCGGGACCCATGATCGAACTTTGCCTGCGCAGCCGGGCGATGTTCCCGGAATTGGCACGTGAATTGTATGGACGAACCGGTTTGGACATTGAGTTGAACACCGAGGGTCTGTTGCGGGTGGCATGGAATCGGACAGAAGCGGAAGAATTGCGCGACCGTGCACATTGGCAACGGGAATTGGGCGGCCGGGCGGAATGGTGGGAGCCCCGTTCGGTTCGCGAGGACGAACCCGAAGTGGGAGCTGACATCACAGGCGCGCTGTTTTTGCCGGATGATGCCCAGGTGTCGGCTCCAAGGCTGACGTTGGCGTTTGCGCGGGCCGCGCAGGCGTTGGGAGTCCGGTTTTTGGAAGGATGTGAAGTGACGGACTTTCTCACCGACGGTGACCAAGTGACGGGTGTGGAAACCGTGTTTGGGACTTTCCGCGCAGGTGTCGTGGTATTGGCCGCCGGGGCGTGGAGCGGTGTGTTGGCCCGGAGATTGGGACTCAACTTGCCGGTATTCCCGGTGAAAGGGGAATCGCTCGCCTTGCGTCCGGACCGGCTGTCGCATCGGAAGACACTGTTTGCCCACGGGTGTTACCTGGTGCCCAAAGCGGATGGCCGCATCGTCGTAGGCGCGACGGAGAAGGAACATGATTTCTCCCCGGGCGTTTCGCTGGGAGCGATCCACCGGTTGGCGCATGAGGCGGCGCGACTGGTCCCTTCATTGGCTGAAGCTGATGTATTGTCGTATTGGTCGAGCGTTCGTCCGGGTTCCGGGGACGGGTTGCCGTTGATGGGCCGGTTGGCGTCGGTTCGCGGCCTGTACGTGGCATCCGGCCATTTCCGTAACGGGATTTTGCTGAGCCCGATCACCGGTGCGTTGATGGCGGAGTTGATCACTGGTGGGGAGGTGCCGGAACTGGCGCCGTTTTCGCCGGATCGCCTGCCGGAATCCGCGATGGACGGTGTAAGGAGGTGA
- a CDS encoding thiamine phosphate synthase, whose protein sequence is MEVHVITDQRHTWEQICRVARQAGPYVDRFHLRLKNRTAREIWSWGKRLLEERWLTREQLVVNDRMDIALSLGCRGVHLPEKGLPLSEVKPLASGLSVGRSVHSLEEALRSERMGADYILFGHVYNSASKPGIPPRGCAELARIVRAVRIPVIAVGGITVENMVEVAETGCAGIAVISAVMDHPRPDGQARKLREIARHFRKTDGEIPDAKGRSQSCKHRT, encoded by the coding sequence ATGGAAGTCCATGTGATCACGGACCAGCGGCATACCTGGGAGCAAATTTGTCGGGTGGCGAGGCAGGCGGGACCGTATGTCGACCGTTTTCATCTGCGGCTGAAAAACCGGACGGCCCGAGAGATTTGGAGCTGGGGGAAACGTTTGTTGGAAGAGAGATGGCTCACACGCGAACAGCTGGTGGTGAACGACCGGATGGATATTGCCCTTTCCCTGGGATGCCGGGGGGTACATCTCCCGGAAAAGGGATTGCCGCTGTCGGAGGTCAAACCGTTGGCAAGCGGCCTCAGTGTGGGCCGTTCGGTTCATTCGCTTGAAGAAGCACTTCGATCCGAACGGATGGGGGCGGATTACATATTGTTCGGCCACGTGTACAACTCAGCCTCCAAGCCGGGCATTCCCCCGCGGGGTTGTGCTGAATTGGCCCGCATCGTCCGTGCAGTGCGCATTCCGGTAATCGCCGTGGGTGGGATTACGGTTGAAAATATGGTCGAGGTGGCGGAAACGGGATGCGCCGGTATTGCCGTGATTTCGGCGGTGATGGATCATCCCCGGCCGGATGGTCAGGCCCGCAAATTGCGGGAAATCGCCCGGCATTTCCGGAAAACCGACGGGGAAATCCCCGATGCGAAAGGAAGGAGCCAATCGTGCAAACACAGGACGTAA
- a CDS encoding spore germination protein: protein MIIKLGVLKVNAVTTTSSITVGTHLTYYPFSLQKNNVGTSTTGDHAVIRTANPIVDPDVNDHPVLIQQA, encoded by the coding sequence TTGATTATCAAGCTAGGAGTATTGAAGGTGAATGCCGTGACGACGACCTCATCCATCACGGTGGGAACGCATTTGACTTATTATCCGTTCAGTTTGCAAAAGAACAACGTGGGAACCTCGACGACCGGTGACCACGCGGTGATCCGCACGGCCAACCCGATCGTCGATCCGGACGTGAACGATCACCCTGTTCTTATTCAACAGGCCTGA
- a CDS encoding DedA family protein, with product MEQTLMEWLLEYGYIGIFLFLVFGIVGLPLPDEIMMTFVGYLSSIGRLNLYLAFASALTGSLCGITVSYFLGWRLGYPFLKKFGPKFFITRRRLRITQFLFRKYGNWVLFFGYFIPGVRHVTAYLAGISNLPWPRFGLYAYTGGLFWCLTFIGLGYQVGANWENALHLLHRYGMDLLWIVVPLVLVWMGWAVWQSRVNSDTK from the coding sequence ATGGAACAAACGTTGATGGAATGGTTATTGGAGTACGGCTATATCGGTATTTTTCTGTTTCTGGTATTCGGCATCGTCGGATTGCCGTTGCCGGATGAAATCATGATGACGTTTGTCGGATACCTTTCTTCCATCGGCCGGCTCAATCTGTATTTGGCGTTTGCCAGTGCGCTGACCGGTTCCCTGTGTGGGATTACTGTCAGCTATTTTTTGGGCTGGCGGTTGGGATATCCGTTTTTGAAAAAATTTGGACCGAAGTTTTTCATCACACGCCGTCGGTTGCGCATCACGCAGTTTTTATTTCGCAAATACGGCAATTGGGTGTTGTTTTTCGGTTACTTCATTCCCGGTGTGCGCCATGTGACGGCTTATTTGGCGGGGATCTCCAACCTGCCGTGGCCCAGGTTCGGTCTGTACGCCTACACGGGTGGGTTGTTTTGGTGCTTAACGTTTATCGGCTTGGGTTATCAAGTAGGGGCCAATTGGGAAAATGCGCTCCATCTGTTGCATCGCTATGGCATGGATTTGTTGTGGATTGTGGTTCCCCTCGTACTGGTCTGGATGGGTTGGGCGGTTTGGCAGAGTCGGGTGAACTCCGACACGAAGTGA
- a CDS encoding 1-phosphofructokinase family hexose kinase: MILTVTLNAAIDQTWIVPDFRVHAIHRSRRVIRQPGGKGVNVARVLHALGTNVCATGFVGGQNGRWMMKALESDGIPSDFVWIGKETRTCLTFLDPDHGTQTEVLEPGPTVSEVEWHQLTAKVATWAERSSMVACCGSLPPGVPEDAYGELIRIARSRGATVWLDTSGKALQNGWAVRPDGIKVNQDEAGHLLGKVVSSRAETIAAARQLVRDAGQTVIVTAGVQGLAAVVGGETYWVTPPTVQAVNPVGSGDAFLAGWLSATHQRKSREEALALATACAAANALRETAGIEKQQVSVLLKEVRVEKVVD, encoded by the coding sequence ATGATTCTGACTGTCACCTTAAATGCTGCCATCGACCAAACCTGGATCGTACCCGATTTTCGCGTCCATGCCATACATCGCAGTCGACGGGTGATTCGGCAGCCTGGCGGTAAAGGGGTAAATGTCGCCCGGGTGTTGCATGCGTTGGGCACAAACGTTTGCGCTACGGGTTTTGTCGGCGGACAAAACGGACGATGGATGATGAAAGCGCTGGAATCGGACGGGATCCCGTCCGATTTTGTTTGGATCGGGAAAGAGACGCGAACCTGTCTGACCTTTTTGGACCCGGATCACGGCACGCAAACGGAGGTGTTGGAACCGGGACCGACGGTATCCGAAGTGGAATGGCACCAATTGACGGCCAAAGTGGCAACATGGGCGGAGCGGTCATCCATGGTTGCCTGTTGTGGGAGTCTACCGCCCGGGGTCCCGGAGGATGCTTACGGCGAATTGATCCGGATTGCCCGTTCACGGGGAGCGACCGTCTGGCTGGATACGAGCGGGAAGGCGTTGCAGAACGGATGGGCGGTCCGGCCGGACGGCATCAAAGTGAATCAGGATGAAGCGGGGCACCTGTTGGGGAAAGTGGTTTCGTCCCGTGCGGAGACCATTGCGGCTGCCAGACAGTTGGTGCGGGACGCGGGGCAAACGGTGATTGTCACGGCCGGTGTCCAAGGATTGGCGGCGGTGGTCGGTGGAGAAACATATTGGGTGACGCCGCCCACCGTTCAAGCGGTCAATCCCGTAGGGAGCGGGGATGCGTTTCTGGCCGGTTGGCTGTCTGCCACTCACCAAAGGAAAAGCAGGGAGGAGGCGCTGGCATTGGCGACGGCGTGTGCCGCTGCCAATGCGCTGCGGGAGACGGCGGGGATTGAGAAACAGCAGGTATCGGTGTTGTTGAAAGAGGTTCGCGTGGAAAAAGTGGTAGACTAG
- a CDS encoding class II fructose-bisphosphate aldolase, whose product MGLVTPKGLLEAARDKQYAVCGFAFHNLELLQAVVAGAERMRAPVILQTTPATIEAVGLNYLVHLARAAAESVSVPVVLHLDHGRDYGTALRCLRAGYTSIMIDGSRLPWEENAALVKKVTEAAHAVGVPVEAELGRVPDAADASPTAEDTYTDPYEAARFVEETGCDSLAVAIGTAHGVYRGEPRLDLDRLASIARETPVPLVLHGASGLPDESVRQAIAKGIAKINISTELKLPYASALRSYLHDHPSESDPRIYVQNGKRAVQKVVEEKLRLTGSAGRAEATVTTGAIPT is encoded by the coding sequence TTGGGTTTGGTCACCCCGAAGGGATTGTTGGAAGCGGCGCGTGACAAGCAGTATGCGGTGTGCGGTTTCGCTTTTCACAATTTGGAGTTGTTGCAGGCTGTCGTCGCGGGGGCAGAGCGGATGCGGGCGCCGGTGATCCTGCAAACGACACCCGCCACCATCGAAGCGGTCGGGCTGAACTACTTGGTTCATCTGGCAAGAGCGGCCGCGGAGTCGGTATCCGTCCCCGTCGTTCTGCACCTGGATCATGGACGGGATTACGGAACGGCCTTGCGGTGTTTACGGGCGGGATACACTTCGATCATGATCGACGGTTCCCGATTGCCGTGGGAAGAAAATGCGGCGCTTGTCAAAAAGGTAACAGAGGCAGCCCATGCGGTGGGGGTGCCGGTTGAGGCAGAGCTGGGTCGAGTGCCGGATGCGGCGGATGCTTCCCCGACAGCGGAAGATACATACACTGATCCTTACGAGGCGGCACGTTTCGTGGAAGAAACGGGATGTGACTCGCTGGCCGTCGCCATAGGAACCGCGCATGGGGTTTACCGGGGTGAGCCCAGACTGGACTTGGATCGACTGGCATCCATCGCTCGTGAAACGCCGGTGCCGCTGGTGCTGCACGGTGCCTCCGGCTTGCCGGACGAATCCGTTCGCCAGGCGATCGCAAAAGGCATCGCCAAAATCAACATTTCCACCGAATTGAAACTGCCCTATGCTTCTGCACTCCGTTCGTATCTGCACGATCATCCCTCGGAATCCGATCCGCGGATATACGTGCAAAACGGGAAGCGTGCAGTGCAAAAAGTAGTGGAAGAGAAACTGCGTCTCACCGGTTCGGCGGGACGTGCCGAAGCGACGGTGACAACGGGGGCGATACCGACATGA
- a CDS encoding NADH-quinone oxidoreductase subunit D, with amino-acid sequence MLRTEEMLLNVGPQHPSTHGVLRIILRIDGEIIRSAEPVIGYLHRGTEKLAENLNYTQIIPYTDRMDYLSAMINNYAIVHAVETLMGLEIPERAEYLRVIVMELNRIASHLVWFGTYLLDIGAMSPFLYAFRDREKIIDLFNELCGARLTYNYMRVGGVKWDAPEGWIDKVKELVSYLRERHEEYLDLVAGNEIFLARVKGVGRYDQATAVSYGLSGPCLRCTGIQRDLRKDQPYSIYDRFDFDVPISTNGDCYDRFFVRMEEIRQSLRIVEQAVEQFPDGGPVMGKVPRVIRPPEGEVYVAVENPRGELGVHLISKGKDKPWRIHWRRPSFYNLQILPHLLEGENIANLVAILGAIDIVLGDVDA; translated from the coding sequence GTGTTGCGAACGGAAGAAATGTTGCTCAACGTGGGTCCGCAGCACCCGAGCACACACGGCGTTTTGCGCATCATCCTGCGGATCGACGGGGAAATCATCCGTTCCGCCGAACCGGTGATCGGCTACTTGCACCGCGGGACGGAAAAATTGGCCGAAAACCTGAATTACACGCAAATCATCCCCTACACCGACCGGATGGACTATCTGTCGGCCATGATTAACAACTATGCCATCGTGCATGCCGTGGAAACATTGATGGGGCTGGAAATTCCGGAAAGAGCGGAATACCTGCGCGTCATCGTGATGGAATTGAATCGGATCGCCAGCCATCTTGTCTGGTTCGGAACATACCTGTTGGATATCGGTGCGATGAGTCCGTTTTTGTATGCTTTTCGTGACAGAGAGAAGATTATTGATCTGTTCAACGAGTTGTGCGGGGCTCGGCTCACCTACAATTACATGCGAGTGGGCGGCGTGAAGTGGGATGCGCCGGAAGGCTGGATCGACAAGGTGAAGGAACTGGTGTCCTATCTTCGGGAGCGTCATGAAGAGTACCTGGATCTGGTGGCGGGCAACGAAATTTTCTTGGCCAGGGTAAAAGGAGTCGGTCGATATGATCAAGCGACGGCCGTTTCCTACGGATTGTCAGGCCCGTGTCTGCGGTGTACCGGGATTCAGCGCGATCTGCGCAAAGATCAGCCGTATTCGATTTACGACCGGTTCGATTTCGATGTGCCGATTTCGACCAACGGCGATTGTTACGACCGCTTTTTCGTGCGCATGGAGGAAATCCGTCAGTCGTTGCGCATCGTGGAGCAGGCGGTGGAGCAATTCCCGGATGGCGGCCCGGTGATGGGCAAAGTACCGCGGGTCATCCGGCCGCCTGAAGGCGAAGTGTATGTGGCCGTGGAAAATCCGCGGGGAGAACTGGGCGTGCATCTGATCAGTAAGGGCAAAGACAAACCATGGCGCATTCATTGGCGCCGGCCTTCCTTCTACAACCTCCAGATTCTGCCGCATTTGTTGGAAGGGGAAAACATCGCCAACCTGGTCGCCATCCTGGGCGCGATCGATATCGTGTTGGGCGACGTGGACGCTTGA
- a CDS encoding cysteine hydrolase family protein has product MDRRLAFLDEVDRRLRDLPHVSLSSVVERAGGIERVFLVLVDILKGFCDTGPLSSKRVREMVEPVRRLTAICLERGLPERNLLFLHDEHPEHAVEFAAFPPHCVRGTAESEVVDELRPYWELQGVKRFRKNATSGLFGVNDANEVFHAFLTDRFREGHCTFLVMGDCTDLCIYQNALGIRLLANERNADVRVMVSREHVRTYDLSVDAAEAVGALPHDGDVMDCLFNYHMWLNGVEIVQTVTLD; this is encoded by the coding sequence GTGGATCGGCGGTTGGCTTTTTTGGATGAGGTGGATCGTCGTCTGCGTGATCTGCCGCACGTTTCACTGTCGTCGGTGGTGGAAAGGGCCGGTGGCATTGAACGGGTGTTCCTCGTGTTGGTGGATATTCTCAAGGGTTTTTGTGACACGGGTCCATTGTCCAGCAAACGCGTCCGGGAGATGGTGGAGCCGGTGAGGCGCTTGACGGCGATTTGCTTGGAAAGGGGCTTGCCGGAGCGCAATTTGCTGTTTTTGCATGATGAACACCCCGAACATGCCGTCGAGTTTGCCGCGTTTCCCCCGCATTGCGTCCGTGGGACGGCGGAGTCGGAAGTGGTGGATGAACTCCGTCCGTATTGGGAATTGCAAGGAGTGAAGCGATTTCGAAAAAATGCGACCAGCGGATTGTTCGGGGTGAATGATGCGAATGAAGTGTTTCATGCGTTTTTGACCGACCGGTTCCGGGAGGGACATTGCACCTTTTTGGTCATGGGAGATTGCACCGATCTGTGCATCTACCAAAATGCACTGGGTATTCGTCTGTTGGCCAATGAGCGGAATGCCGATGTGCGGGTTATGGTCTCCCGTGAACATGTCCGGACGTATGATTTGTCCGTTGATGCGGCGGAGGCGGTTGGAGCCCTTCCTCACGACGGCGATGTGATGGATTGTTTGTTTAACTACCACATGTGGCTCAACGGTGTGGAGATCGTGCAGACGGTGACGTTGGACTAA
- a CDS encoding ABC transporter ATP-binding protein — translation MGIRIRSLTKNYRRHRALNRFSLDVQDGIFGLLGNNGAGKSTLMKILATLLDYDEGEVEIFGYDLRKEPEEIRSLLGYLPQDFDFFPQLTLWETLDYFADLKGLEKGRRRKEEIEWCLEQVDLLGHARKRIKELSGGMKRRLGIAQALLGDPKLLIVDEPTAGLDPNQRIAFRNLLNRISQGRVILLSTHIVPDISSTCEQVAIIRRGECLYQGYIDTLLESVEGKVWSVQTGMQHLDELSRQVHILSIVRKREGIQVTFLSDDEKAAVLQAEPVSPSLEDAFVYLDHYCKGAYHA, via the coding sequence ATGGGGATTCGGATTCGGTCTTTAACGAAAAACTATCGTCGTCATCGTGCGCTCAATCGATTTTCGCTCGATGTGCAAGACGGGATATTCGGCCTGCTGGGCAACAACGGTGCCGGAAAGAGTACGTTGATGAAAATCTTGGCGACATTGTTGGACTACGATGAAGGGGAAGTGGAGATATTCGGCTATGATCTCCGGAAGGAGCCGGAAGAGATCCGATCTCTTCTCGGTTATCTCCCTCAGGATTTTGACTTTTTTCCACAGTTGACGCTGTGGGAGACATTGGACTATTTTGCTGACTTGAAAGGATTGGAAAAGGGGAGACGTCGCAAAGAAGAAATCGAGTGGTGCCTGGAACAAGTCGATCTGCTGGGGCACGCTCGCAAGAGAATCAAAGAGCTTTCCGGAGGGATGAAGAGGAGGTTGGGAATTGCCCAAGCTTTACTTGGGGATCCCAAACTATTGATAGTGGATGAACCCACTGCAGGATTGGATCCAAACCAACGAATTGCTTTTCGTAATTTGCTCAACAGGATCAGCCAAGGGCGGGTGATCCTGTTGTCCACCCACATTGTCCCGGACATCTCGAGCACATGTGAACAAGTGGCCATCATTCGGCGGGGGGAGTGTTTGTATCAGGGATATATTGACACACTGTTGGAAAGTGTGGAAGGGAAAGTCTGGTCTGTACAGACAGGGATGCAACATTTGGATGAACTTTCCCGTCAGGTGCATATTTTATCCATCGTTCGAAAACGGGAGGGAATTCAGGTGACGTTTCTGTCCGATGATGAAAAGGCTGCTGTGTTGCAAGCCGAACCGGTATCGCCCAGTTTGGAGGATGCCTTTGTTTATTTGGATCATTACTGTAAAGGAGCGTACCATGCGTGA
- a CDS encoding DJ-1/PfpI family protein yields MAKVLIVTGDAVEALEVFYPYYRLLEEGHEAVIAAPNKKKLQTVVHDFEPSMETYSEKRGYGLDAHIAFKDVNPAEYDGLIIPGGRAPEYIRLEPEIPSIVGHFFETGKPIAAICHAALVFNVIPQHVRNRKMTAYIACRPEVETAGAQYVNENLHVDGNLVSGHAWPDLPGLMKEFLKLLNR; encoded by the coding sequence ATGGCCAAAGTGTTGATTGTGACGGGAGACGCCGTGGAAGCGTTGGAAGTGTTTTATCCGTATTATCGACTGCTGGAGGAAGGGCACGAAGCAGTTATCGCCGCTCCCAATAAAAAGAAACTGCAGACCGTGGTTCATGATTTCGAACCGTCGATGGAGACCTACTCTGAAAAACGCGGCTACGGTCTGGATGCCCATATCGCCTTTAAAGATGTGAACCCGGCTGAATATGACGGGTTGATCATTCCTGGCGGTCGGGCTCCGGAATACATTCGTCTCGAACCGGAAATCCCCTCCATCGTGGGTCACTTCTTTGAAACGGGCAAACCGATTGCTGCGATTTGCCACGCGGCACTGGTGTTCAATGTGATTCCGCAACACGTCCGAAACCGCAAAATGACGGCCTATATTGCCTGCCGTCCGGAAGTGGAAACGGCCGGTGCGCAATATGTGAACGAAAACCTGCATGTCGACGGCAATCTGGTGTCGGGGCACGCTTGGCCGGACCTTCCCGGATTGATGAAAGAGTTTCTGAAGTTGTTGAACCGCTAA
- a CDS encoding M42 family metallopeptidase codes for MELLKELTEANGVPGFEREVRAIVRRELEKGNTDLLWDRMGSVFGQKRGTETSPRVLLAGHLDEVGFMVTEITKGGYLRFSPLGGWWSQVLLAQRVTIMTEKRNFTGVIASKPPHVMTSEEMNKVYPMREMYIDVGAHSDKQVKEWGIRVGDPVVPICPFEILPDDDTILAKALDNRVGCYLALEVINQLRVTEHPNTVICGATVQEEVGLRGATTTPHVTEPDVAFALDVGVAEDGPGSEGTSKAKLGKGPLITFLDATMIPNVRLRNLVIDTAERHGIPYQIDTMLGGGTDGGQFHLFRKGVPTLVVGVAARYIHSHVSMVSKKDVENAVKLLVEVIKELNRETVESLTAYNQI; via the coding sequence ATGGAACTGTTGAAAGAATTGACGGAAGCCAATGGAGTCCCCGGTTTTGAACGGGAAGTGCGCGCCATCGTGCGTCGGGAGTTGGAGAAAGGGAATACGGATCTGTTGTGGGATCGCATGGGCAGCGTGTTCGGTCAGAAAAGGGGGACGGAAACCTCTCCGCGTGTCCTCTTGGCCGGTCATTTGGATGAAGTGGGGTTTATGGTGACCGAAATCACCAAAGGGGGATATCTCCGTTTTTCCCCGTTGGGCGGTTGGTGGAGCCAAGTACTGTTGGCCCAGCGGGTCACCATTATGACCGAAAAGCGGAATTTCACCGGTGTAATCGCTTCAAAACCGCCGCATGTAATGACGTCAGAAGAAATGAACAAGGTTTACCCGATGCGAGAGATGTATATCGATGTCGGCGCGCATTCGGACAAACAGGTGAAAGAGTGGGGCATTCGCGTCGGCGATCCGGTCGTACCGATATGCCCTTTTGAGATTTTGCCTGATGATGACACCATTTTGGCCAAAGCGTTGGACAATCGGGTTGGGTGTTATCTGGCCCTGGAAGTGATCAATCAATTGCGCGTCACTGAACATCCCAACACCGTCATCTGCGGTGCCACCGTGCAGGAGGAAGTGGGGTTGCGCGGTGCCACCACCACACCGCATGTCACGGAACCGGATGTGGCGTTTGCATTGGATGTGGGCGTAGCCGAAGACGGGCCGGGCAGTGAGGGAACCAGCAAAGCCAAACTGGGCAAGGGACCGCTTATCACGTTCCTCGATGCGACGATGATTCCCAACGTCCGACTGCGCAACCTGGTGATTGACACAGCTGAGCGACACGGAATCCCCTACCAAATTGACACCATGCTCGGCGGCGGGACGGATGGCGGCCAATTTCATCTTTTCCGCAAGGGGGTTCCCACACTGGTAGTGGGGGTGGCCGCACGGTACATTCACAGTCACGTGTCGATGGTGAGCAAGAAAGACGTGGAAAACGCCGTCAAACTGTTGGTGGAAGTAATCAAAGAGCTGAATCGGGAAACGGTGGAATCGCTCACCGCCTATAATCAAATCTGA
- a CDS encoding MTH1187 family thiamine-binding protein: MPLMEISIVPVGTHTPSFSNMVKDVCRMVEQSGLHYQITPTATVIEGDLERLMDVAREIHRSSMQNGTNRVITQITIDDRRDQPISLESQVAKVNGDVH, encoded by the coding sequence ATGCCATTGATGGAAATCAGTATCGTACCGGTGGGAACCCATACACCCAGCTTCAGCAATATGGTCAAAGATGTTTGCAGGATGGTGGAACAGAGCGGCCTCCATTATCAGATTACCCCGACAGCCACCGTCATCGAAGGAGATCTGGAACGTTTGATGGATGTGGCCCGGGAAATTCACCGTTCTTCCATGCAAAACGGAACCAATCGTGTGATCACGCAGATTACGATCGACGACCGCCGCGACCAGCCGATCAGTCTGGAGTCCCAAGTGGCAAAAGTCAACGGGGACGTTCATTAA
- a CDS encoding GDSL-type esterase/lipase family protein → MNKVWPLILAVGVSISVWAGWEWIQAWHRPASARSLDAGIVHETPSVLQTFKARANDKGSLHYLALGDSVALGKGASRGYAAEVADRLKQHQLPVQLDNQGVSGQTSSQLWTALRNPEMKRKIRQADLITITIGGNDVLKVALQHSHPWEAISSFDDIRDGFVHHLDQILTLIRQENPSAVVLVTSLYNPIPPEAFYFPLAEKLLDNWNTALTQTVSTQPGCIVVQIDERLRPEHRDWLADQVHPNTRGHRLIATAILNAIGLDDTGSQLADAGGNGRSTNR, encoded by the coding sequence ATGAACAAGGTGTGGCCGTTGATCCTGGCCGTCGGGGTCAGCATCTCCGTTTGGGCAGGTTGGGAGTGGATACAAGCATGGCACCGGCCCGCCTCTGCACGGTCCCTTGATGCCGGCATTGTTCATGAAACTCCCTCCGTGTTGCAAACATTCAAAGCGCGTGCGAACGACAAAGGGAGCCTGCATTATCTGGCGTTGGGCGATTCAGTCGCATTGGGAAAAGGGGCCTCACGAGGATATGCTGCGGAAGTGGCAGACAGGCTCAAACAACATCAATTGCCGGTGCAACTGGATAATCAGGGGGTGTCCGGTCAAACCTCATCGCAATTGTGGACAGCATTGCGCAATCCCGAGATGAAGCGCAAAATCCGGCAAGCCGATCTGATCACCATCACCATCGGCGGAAACGATGTGTTGAAAGTGGCACTGCAACATTCCCATCCGTGGGAAGCAATATCTTCCTTCGACGATATCAGGGACGGATTTGTCCATCATCTGGATCAAATCCTGACACTCATTCGACAGGAGAATCCCTCAGCCGTTGTGCTCGTCACCTCGTTATATAACCCGATACCACCGGAGGCGTTCTATTTCCCCCTTGCCGAAAAACTGCTGGACAACTGGAATACGGCGTTGACGCAAACCGTATCCACTCAACCGGGGTGCATCGTCGTTCAGATTGATGAACGGTTAAGACCGGAGCACCGCGATTGGCTGGCGGATCAGGTTCATCCCAACACCCGCGGCCACCGGTTAATCGCCACCGCGATTCTGAACGCCATCGGACTGGACGATACCGGGTCGCAATTGGCGGATGCCGGAGGAAACGGAAGATCCACAAATCGATGA